A genomic window from Haladaptatus caseinilyticus includes:
- a CDS encoding phosphate signaling complex PhoU family protein: METRKVQVTGGSTYTVSLPKTWATDNGIEAGSVVEFYPESDSLLLTPKDERDQLEGSLDIRDLRDEELKRAVMTMYVSGFDIITLESNRITTEQRRTISSATQGLVGLEVLEETGNKVVIQDLLDSSELSIHNAVTRMRLIALSMLDDAITALAENDADIARDVITRDEDVDRLWYVVSRIFRAALRTAKATEELGMSREVCFDYHSSARQLERIADHATKIGRLTLQMSSSPPEDVIDSLEELHTDATTVIDTAMDALFSDDSDEATELANDARQSILEIDEHARSIDKLLREQDPQQTQSLGLVVDSLSRCADYGGNVAETALQKAAPRP; the protein is encoded by the coding sequence ATGGAGACGCGCAAGGTGCAGGTTACCGGCGGTTCGACGTATACCGTTTCGCTCCCGAAGACGTGGGCAACCGACAACGGCATCGAAGCCGGAAGCGTCGTCGAGTTCTATCCGGAATCGGATTCGCTTCTGCTCACTCCGAAGGACGAGCGGGACCAACTCGAGGGGTCGCTCGACATCAGGGACCTCCGAGACGAAGAGTTGAAACGCGCGGTCATGACGATGTACGTGAGCGGCTTCGACATCATCACCCTCGAATCGAACCGTATCACGACCGAACAACGAAGAACTATCAGCTCCGCTACGCAGGGCCTCGTCGGACTCGAAGTGCTGGAAGAGACCGGCAACAAGGTCGTCATTCAGGATCTTCTCGACTCCTCCGAGCTGTCGATTCACAACGCGGTCACACGCATGCGACTCATCGCGCTTTCGATGTTGGACGACGCGATAACCGCGCTCGCGGAAAACGACGCGGATATCGCACGCGATGTCATCACCCGTGACGAGGACGTTGACCGCCTGTGGTACGTCGTCTCCCGGATCTTTCGGGCCGCACTCAGGACGGCGAAAGCGACGGAGGAACTCGGCATGTCACGTGAGGTGTGTTTCGACTACCACTCCAGCGCACGGCAACTCGAACGTATAGCGGACCACGCCACCAAGATCGGTCGGTTGACGCTCCAGATGTCGTCGAGTCCACCCGAAGACGTCATCGACAGCCTCGAAGAACTCCACACCGACGCGACCACCGTCATCGACACCGCGATGGATGCGCTCTTTTCCGACGACAGCGACGAAGCGACCGAACTCGCGAACGATGCCCGCCAGTCGATCCTGGAAATCGACGAACACGCACGCTCCATCGACAAACTGCTCCGCGAGCAGGACCCACAACAGACCCAGTCGCTCGGACTCGTCGTGGACTCGTTATCTCGCTGTGCCGACTACGGCGGTAACGTCGCAGAGACGGCACTACAGAAGGCGGCACCGCGTCCATAA
- a CDS encoding PstS family phosphate ABC transporter substrate-binding protein produces the protein MSGKSSNGVSRRKFIVGAGASGAIAIAGCTKNPAASGSEGSGDDDALSGSISISGSSTVFPLAQAMQEKFVEEHENVSIDIKSTGSGGGFANHFCPGTTEFNNASRPIKKEEISACKKNNVVPVELKVATDALTVVVNKNNDFVDCMTVDQLKQIWQGGNDKVTKWSDVNSEWPDEKIILYGPTEASGTLDYFHEAIVGEDNEHRMDHQASETDRNIIGGVEESKYALGYLGFAYYSEAKNKVKALGVDNGNGCVKPSLETAKSGKYKPLSRPLFTYPKQSALSEDHVAEFAKFWIENATSKEIVANSVGYVPLDEAEKKEQMNTLETAIEKANGN, from the coding sequence ATGTCAGGGAAGTCGTCAAACGGTGTTTCACGGCGCAAGTTCATCGTGGGAGCAGGTGCATCGGGAGCAATCGCCATCGCGGGTTGTACCAAAAACCCGGCGGCCAGCGGTTCCGAAGGTTCGGGAGACGACGATGCACTGAGCGGATCGATCAGCATTTCGGGCAGTTCGACGGTGTTCCCGTTGGCCCAAGCGATGCAGGAGAAGTTCGTCGAAGAACACGAAAACGTGAGCATCGACATCAAATCGACCGGAAGCGGCGGCGGCTTCGCAAATCACTTCTGTCCAGGAACCACGGAGTTCAACAACGCCTCTCGACCGATTAAGAAGGAAGAGATATCGGCTTGCAAGAAGAACAACGTCGTTCCCGTCGAACTGAAAGTGGCGACGGACGCTCTGACAGTCGTTGTCAACAAGAACAACGATTTCGTCGACTGTATGACCGTCGATCAACTCAAACAGATTTGGCAAGGTGGGAACGACAAAGTCACGAAGTGGAGCGACGTGAACTCGGAATGGCCGGACGAGAAGATCATACTCTACGGACCGACCGAAGCCTCCGGAACGCTTGATTACTTTCACGAGGCTATCGTCGGGGAGGACAACGAACATCGGATGGATCACCAGGCGAGCGAAACAGACCGTAATATCATTGGGGGGGTCGAAGAAAGCAAATATGCTCTAGGTTACCTCGGATTCGCCTACTACAGCGAGGCTAAAAACAAGGTGAAAGCACTTGGAGTCGATAACGGTAACGGCTGTGTGAAGCCATCGCTGGAAACCGCAAAGTCCGGCAAATACAAGCCGCTTTCGCGGCCGCTGTTCACGTATCCGAAGCAGTCAGCACTCAGCGAAGACCACGTCGCCGAGTTCGCGAAGTTCTGGATAGAAAACGCGACGAGCAAGGAGATCGTGGCGAACAGCGTCGGATACGTCCCGCTCGACGAAGCCGAGAAGAAAGAGCAGATGAACACCCTCGAAACGGCAATCGAGAAGGCGAACGGTAACTGA
- the pstC gene encoding phosphate ABC transporter permease subunit PstC, with amino-acid sequence MSTDQITQTLTRRTGNSSRELLARLFFFTCALLSIITTVGIVLLLFNESLRFFSETAGLLGVSGETTSIVDFYTHTTWRPSSGQFGVLAPLTGTLMVTIGSAFIALPLGVATALYLSEYASPRTRSVLKPALEILAGVPTVVYGFFALIYITPFFDIFINLQFFNMLSASIVVGIMIIPMVASISEDAMSAVPDSLRQAGYGMGATKFDVSVDIVIPAAISGIFSSFILALSRAIGETMAVTIAAGSVSFFRNPLNPAAYTNPNMPMTSAIVHSLTGDFAGGGIAYRSAFAVGLTLFIITLVMNVVSDLIAEHYREEY; translated from the coding sequence ATGAGTACTGATCAGATAACACAAACCCTAACAAGACGAACAGGAAATTCGTCACGGGAGCTATTAGCGCGCCTATTTTTCTTCACTTGCGCACTCCTGTCGATAATCACGACCGTCGGTATCGTCCTTCTGTTATTCAACGAATCGCTGCGGTTTTTCAGCGAAACTGCGGGACTGTTGGGCGTCAGCGGCGAAACCACGTCCATCGTCGACTTCTACACACATACGACGTGGCGACCCAGTAGCGGTCAGTTCGGTGTGTTGGCACCGCTGACCGGAACGCTCATGGTGACCATCGGTTCAGCGTTCATCGCGTTACCGCTAGGTGTCGCGACCGCACTCTATCTCAGTGAGTACGCGAGTCCACGGACACGATCGGTGCTAAAACCGGCACTCGAAATCCTCGCCGGGGTACCAACCGTCGTCTACGGATTCTTCGCGCTCATCTATATCACTCCGTTTTTCGACATCTTTATAAATTTGCAGTTTTTCAACATGCTATCGGCGAGCATCGTCGTCGGTATCATGATCATCCCGATGGTCGCATCCATTAGCGAGGACGCGATGAGCGCCGTTCCCGATAGCCTTCGGCAAGCAGGATACGGAATGGGTGCGACGAAGTTCGACGTGTCGGTCGACATCGTTATTCCCGCGGCGATTTCGGGTATTTTCTCCTCGTTTATCCTCGCACTGTCGCGGGCGATCGGGGAGACCATGGCGGTAACCATCGCGGCAGGAAGCGTGTCGTTCTTCCGGAATCCGCTCAACCCGGCGGCATACACCAACCCGAACATGCCGATGACCTCGGCAATCGTGCACTCGCTCACGGGTGACTTCGCCGGTGGCGGTATCGCGTATCGAAGCGCGTTCGCCGTCGGTCTCACCTTGTTCATCATCACGCTCGTGATGAATGTCGTAAGCGACCTCATCGCGGAACACTACCGGGAGGAATACTGA
- the pstA gene encoding phosphate ABC transporter permease PstA, which yields MATDTGGYESTKQFSRVSRTTGTIFKYALLAATLFGIVALGVLLLYVANDAIQPLTADPGWYLVFFTTFVLPTVAVAWYLNRTDERSLSTGVTALGVPLVGTIFAAGISTVFIDVVYPLMWFAYFAAFAVPVVFAVGLSRSDFDIPFLGWLGIIILTFAASFALVPYGILRLLYVPTNGMSMALTFGSVAALAARSYVGKRWDGKRTGDIAAGIVLLVTMLSPFVGAIVGIGAVPAPILTTIALVPVGLYVASTMAHRPEYVIGLALPVIVVVGVLLGAFLVDVFSFAGPHSWLDWAFVTGDSSGEAANAGLYPAIVGSVLLMFVVALVSFPVGIGAAVYLEEYAPDNKLTRIITINVSNLAGVPSVVYGLLAAGVFVTYLGPGIPVLPPAIANPFGLSPIYVAGNLFGSGTIIVGGLALSLLILPIIIISSQEAVRGVPDDMRQASYGMGATKWQTVKNVVLPRAFPGILTGTILGLGRAVGETAPLIMIGAAAIAPVPRTFESVVAAMPMQIYVWAGDFATDEFFNRVVPAGVIVLLIAMLAMNSVAIALRNRFQREG from the coding sequence ATGGCAACGGACACTGGCGGATACGAATCGACGAAACAGTTTTCGAGGGTCAGCCGAACCACCGGGACGATTTTCAAATATGCACTCCTGGCCGCGACACTCTTCGGAATCGTTGCGCTCGGCGTGCTGCTGCTGTACGTGGCGAACGACGCCATTCAACCGCTCACCGCCGACCCAGGATGGTACCTCGTCTTCTTCACGACGTTCGTTCTACCGACCGTCGCCGTCGCCTGGTATCTGAACCGAACAGACGAACGATCGCTTTCGACTGGGGTAACCGCGCTCGGCGTGCCGCTCGTCGGGACGATATTCGCGGCGGGAATCTCGACTGTCTTCATCGACGTGGTGTACCCACTCATGTGGTTCGCATACTTCGCCGCGTTCGCCGTTCCCGTCGTATTCGCCGTTGGATTGAGTCGAAGCGATTTCGATATCCCGTTCCTTGGATGGCTGGGTATCATAATACTCACCTTCGCCGCATCGTTCGCGCTCGTGCCGTACGGCATCCTCCGTCTGCTCTACGTCCCGACTAACGGGATGTCGATGGCGCTCACCTTCGGTTCGGTGGCTGCGTTGGCCGCGAGAAGCTACGTGGGTAAACGATGGGACGGAAAACGAACCGGTGACATTGCCGCCGGTATCGTTCTCCTCGTAACAATGTTGTCGCCATTTGTCGGCGCCATCGTCGGTATCGGGGCGGTTCCCGCACCGATTCTGACGACGATAGCTCTCGTCCCGGTCGGACTCTACGTCGCTAGTACGATGGCTCATCGACCGGAATACGTCATCGGGCTCGCACTGCCCGTCATCGTCGTCGTCGGCGTGCTCCTCGGTGCGTTCCTCGTCGACGTGTTCTCGTTCGCCGGACCGCACTCGTGGCTCGACTGGGCGTTCGTTACGGGCGACAGTTCGGGAGAGGCCGCGAATGCGGGTCTGTATCCCGCAATCGTCGGTTCGGTGTTGCTGATGTTCGTCGTCGCGCTCGTTTCGTTCCCGGTTGGCATCGGTGCAGCGGTGTACCTCGAAGAGTACGCACCAGACAACAAGTTGACCAGAATTATTACGATCAACGTCTCGAACCTAGCTGGCGTCCCGAGCGTCGTCTACGGACTGCTCGCTGCAGGTGTCTTCGTCACCTATCTCGGCCCAGGTATTCCGGTCCTTCCGCCAGCGATCGCGAATCCATTCGGCCTCTCTCCGATATATGTCGCCGGAAATCTGTTCGGTTCCGGTACCATCATCGTGGGAGGACTGGCGCTTTCGCTACTTATCCTACCCATTATCATCATCTCGTCACAGGAAGCGGTTCGGGGGGTTCCGGATGACATGCGACAGGCGTCCTACGGAATGGGCGCGACTAAATGGCAGACGGTGAAAAACGTCGTCCTTCCCCGGGCGTTCCCCGGCATCCTCACCGGAACGATTCTTGGACTCGGACGTGCAGTCGGTGAGACCGCGCCTCTGATTATGATCGGTGCGGCGGCCATCGCTCCGGTTCCACGCACGTTCGAGTCGGTCGTCGCCGCGATGCCGATGCAAATCTACGTGTGGGCAGGGGACTTCGCTACGGATGAGTTCTTCAACCGGGTCGTTCCGGCGGGCGTCATCGTCCTCCTCATCGCCATGCTGGCGATGAACTCGGTCGCCATCGCACTGCGCAACAGGTTTCAGAGAGAGGGATAA
- the pstB gene encoding phosphate ABC transporter ATP-binding protein PstB gives MSQENMQNEETSDRERAEEPSDSMTDEMVIDTEVDSGSVNRADTRPIITSKGVKVWYDDDQALRGIDMEIPENRVTAMIGPSGCGKSTFLRCINRMNDLIDAARVEGELTLRGKNVYDDDVDPVALRRRVGMVFQKPNPFPKSIYDNVAYGLDIQDKDGNYDEIVEESLKRAALWDEVKDRLDESGLELSGGQQQRLCIARAIAPDPEVLLMDEPASALDPVATSKVEDLIAELAEDYTVVIVTHNMQQAARISDKTAVFLTGGELVEFDDTQKIFENPEHERVEDYITGKFG, from the coding sequence ATGAGTCAAGAGAACATGCAGAACGAGGAAACGAGCGACAGAGAGCGAGCGGAAGAACCGTCCGACTCGATGACCGACGAGATGGTCATCGACACCGAAGTGGACTCGGGAAGCGTCAACCGTGCGGACACCCGACCCATCATCACGTCGAAAGGCGTCAAGGTCTGGTACGACGACGATCAGGCGCTGCGAGGGATCGACATGGAGATCCCGGAAAACCGCGTCACCGCGATGATCGGTCCGTCGGGCTGTGGGAAGTCCACGTTCCTCCGGTGTATCAACCGGATGAACGACCTCATCGACGCGGCACGCGTCGAGGGTGAACTCACCCTGCGCGGCAAGAACGTCTACGACGACGATGTTGACCCCGTTGCACTCCGTCGACGCGTCGGGATGGTGTTCCAGAAGCCGAACCCGTTCCCGAAGAGCATCTACGACAACGTCGCTTACGGCCTGGACATTCAGGACAAAGATGGCAACTACGACGAAATCGTCGAGGAGTCGCTGAAGCGCGCTGCACTTTGGGACGAGGTGAAAGACCGGCTCGACGAATCCGGTCTCGAACTCTCCGGCGGGCAACAACAGCGACTCTGCATCGCCCGCGCCATCGCACCCGACCCGGAAGTCCTGTTGATGGACGAACCCGCGAGCGCGCTCGACCCCGTCGCAACCTCGAAAGTCGAGGATCTCATCGCTGAACTCGCGGAGGATTACACCGTCGTCATCGTCACGCACAACATGCAGCAGGCGGCACGTATCAGCGACAAGACGGCCGTCTTCCTGACCGGCGGCGAGCTCGTGGAGTTCGACGACACACAGAAGATCTTCGAGAACCCCGAACACGAGCGCGTCGAGGATTACATCACGGGCAAATTCGGATAA
- the phoU gene encoding phosphate signaling complex protein PhoU gives MARKSYQQQLADLRENVLYMSEVVMERLRLGLNSLEQKDRELAREVIEGDYEVNEMYLDLEQDCIDLLALQQPVASDLRMIAASFKIITDLERIADLAVNLGEYTLEADHDVFPEVDIQELGTVTLDMLEATMEAYAEDNTDNCYAVADKDDELDDLCERASALVVRDLIETELEENTEAEIERLLQDVSRLLLTIRDLERIGDHAVNIAARTFYMVENDDELIY, from the coding sequence ATGGCACGCAAAAGCTACCAACAGCAGTTGGCGGACCTCCGCGAAAACGTCCTCTACATGAGCGAGGTCGTGATGGAGCGCCTCCGCCTCGGTCTCAACTCGCTCGAACAGAAAGACCGGGAACTCGCCCGGGAAGTCATCGAGGGCGACTACGAAGTCAACGAGATGTATCTCGACCTCGAACAGGATTGTATCGACCTGCTTGCGCTGCAACAACCAGTTGCGAGCGACCTTCGGATGATCGCCGCGTCGTTCAAAATCATCACCGACCTCGAACGAATCGCCGACCTTGCAGTGAACCTCGGCGAGTACACGCTCGAGGCGGACCACGACGTGTTCCCCGAAGTCGATATTCAGGAACTCGGGACCGTCACGCTCGACATGCTGGAGGCGACGATGGAGGCCTACGCCGAGGACAACACCGACAATTGCTACGCCGTCGCTGACAAGGACGACGAGTTGGACGACCTCTGTGAGCGCGCCAGCGCGCTCGTCGTTCGAGACCTCATCGAGACCGAACTCGAAGAGAACACCGAAGCGGAAATCGAACGGCTCCTCCAGGACGTTTCCCGCCTCCTGCTCACCATCCGCGACCTCGAACGTATCGGCGACCACGCGGTTAACATCGCCGCACGAACGTTCTACATGGTCGAAAACGACGACGAACTCATCTACTAG
- a CDS encoding CDC48 family AAA ATPase has protein sequence MNEVQLEVAKAYPNDSGRGIARLDPDTLLHLKLSPGDIIEIEGGDTTAAKVWRADRQDWNTDTVRIDGFTRQNADVGIGERVEIRKAEAEKADKLVLAPPEEASVQFGSDAAGMVKRQILKRPVVERDIVPVMSSTNHPFMRSPGQAIPLIAVETDPQGVCLITEDTEVELREEPISGFEKTGGGITYEDIGGLQNEIQRVREMVELPMKHPQIFQKLGIEPPQGVLLHGPPGTGKTLLAKAVANETSASFFSIAGPEIISKYYGESEQQLREIFEDAAEESPSIIFIDELDSIAPKREDVTGEVERRVVAQLLTMMDGLEARGQVIVIAATNRVDSVDPALRRPGRFDREIEIGVPDEEGRTEILQIHTRGMPLSDDVNLPKLSNDTHGFVGADIESLTKEAAMKALRRYLPEIDLDEESIPPSLIDRMIVKRKDFRGALNEVEPSAMREVLVELPKVSWDDVGGLEDPKSQVKESVEWPLSSPEKFDRMGIDPPSGVLLYGPPGTGKTLMAKAVANETNANFISVRGPQLLSKWVGESEKAIRQTFRKARQVSPTVIFFDELDSLAPGRGQEVGSNVSERVVNQLLTELDGLEEKGDVMVIGATNRPDMIDPALIRSGRFDRLVMIGQPDEEGREQILKIHTEDTPLAPDVSLRELAEMTDGYVGSDLESIAREAAIEALREDDDAEEVEMRHFRKAMESVRATITEDLLDYYSEIEQDFKGGSSGPQRQAGGRIGFQ, from the coding sequence ATGAACGAAGTGCAACTGGAGGTTGCGAAAGCGTATCCGAATGATTCGGGGCGCGGTATCGCCCGTCTCGACCCGGACACGCTATTGCATCTGAAGCTGAGCCCCGGAGACATCATCGAAATCGAAGGCGGCGATACGACAGCGGCGAAAGTCTGGCGTGCCGACCGCCAGGACTGGAACACCGATACAGTCCGAATCGACGGGTTTACGCGCCAAAACGCCGACGTCGGCATCGGCGAGCGCGTCGAAATCCGCAAAGCTGAGGCTGAAAAGGCCGATAAACTGGTGCTCGCGCCGCCGGAAGAGGCGAGCGTCCAGTTCGGAAGCGACGCCGCAGGCATGGTCAAACGCCAGATTCTGAAGCGTCCCGTGGTCGAGCGCGACATCGTGCCCGTCATGTCGAGCACGAACCACCCGTTCATGCGCTCCCCCGGGCAGGCAATCCCGCTCATCGCGGTCGAAACCGACCCGCAGGGCGTCTGCCTCATCACCGAGGACACCGAAGTCGAACTCCGCGAGGAGCCGATTTCGGGCTTCGAGAAGACCGGTGGCGGGATCACCTACGAAGATATCGGTGGTCTGCAGAACGAAATCCAGCGCGTTCGGGAGATGGTCGAACTCCCGATGAAACACCCGCAGATCTTCCAAAAGCTCGGTATCGAACCGCCACAGGGGGTTCTCCTCCATGGCCCACCGGGTACCGGGAAGACGTTGCTGGCGAAAGCCGTCGCCAACGAGACCAGCGCGAGTTTCTTCTCCATCGCCGGTCCCGAAATCATCTCGAAATACTACGGCGAATCAGAACAGCAACTGCGTGAAATCTTCGAGGATGCGGCCGAGGAGTCGCCATCCATCATCTTCATCGACGAACTCGACTCCATCGCACCGAAGCGTGAGGACGTGACCGGCGAGGTCGAACGCCGCGTCGTCGCGCAACTGCTGACGATGATGGACGGCCTCGAAGCGCGTGGTCAGGTTATCGTCATCGCGGCGACCAACCGTGTCGATTCGGTCGATCCGGCGCTCCGACGCCCCGGCCGTTTCGATCGCGAAATCGAAATCGGCGTGCCGGACGAGGAAGGCCGCACGGAAATCCTCCAGATTCACACCCGCGGAATGCCGCTCTCTGACGACGTGAACCTCCCGAAGCTGTCGAACGACACCCACGGCTTCGTCGGTGCCGACATCGAGAGCCTGACGAAAGAAGCCGCGATGAAGGCACTTCGCCGGTATCTGCCCGAAATCGACTTGGACGAGGAGTCCATCCCGCCGTCGCTCATCGACCGGATGATCGTCAAGCGCAAGGACTTCAGAGGTGCGCTGAACGAGGTCGAACCCTCCGCGATGCGGGAAGTGCTGGTCGAACTCCCGAAGGTCTCGTGGGACGACGTCGGCGGTCTCGAGGACCCCAAGAGCCAGGTCAAGGAGAGCGTCGAGTGGCCACTCTCCTCGCCCGAGAAGTTCGACCGGATGGGAATAGACCCGCCGTCCGGCGTCCTGCTTTACGGACCACCCGGAACCGGGAAGACGCTCATGGCGAAAGCCGTCGCCAACGAGACGAACGCCAACTTCATCAGCGTGCGTGGCCCGCAGCTGCTGTCGAAGTGGGTCGGCGAGTCCGAGAAGGCCATCCGTCAGACCTTCCGCAAAGCGCGGCAGGTCAGCCCGACGGTCATCTTCTTCGACGAACTCGACAGCCTCGCGCCCGGCCGGGGCCAGGAGGTCGGGAGCAACGTCTCCGAGCGCGTGGTCAACCAACTGCTCACGGAGCTCGACGGCCTCGAAGAGAAGGGCGACGTGATGGTCATCGGCGCGACCAACCGTCCGGACATGATCGACCCGGCACTCATCCGATCGGGTCGCTTCGACCGCCTCGTCATGATCGGTCAACCCGACGAGGAAGGCCGCGAGCAAATCCTCAAGATTCACACGGAGGACACGCCGCTCGCGCCCGACGTGAGCCTGCGTGAACTCGCGGAGATGACCGACGGGTACGTCGGCAGTGACCTCGAATCGATCGCCCGCGAAGCGGCAATCGAGGCCCTCCGTGAGGACGACGACGCCGAAGAGGTCGAAATGCGTCACTTCCGCAAGGCGATGGAGAGCGTGCGCGCCACCATCACCGAGGACCTGCTCGATTACTATTCGGAGATCGAACAGGACTTCAAGGGTGGCTCGTCCGGCCCGCAACGCCAGGCGGGCGGGCGGATCGGTTTCCAATAG
- the larC gene encoding nickel pincer cofactor biosynthesis protein LarC, translating to MEMLAFDGRMGASGDMILGTLLDAGANSDVLAPVEDALDVEYEVERTVKSGISATRVRVLLTDDGESDDEEGHDDHEQTHDAGDTHDDHHEHDDGEHHHHGHEHASHHGHSHDHQHAEGAGPARTYREVIDLLESMGLDENIESDAKAVFRILGEAEANVHDTDLDSTHFHEVGADDAIADVVGASLLFADLDPERIVTTPLATGGGEVEMSHGTYPIPAPAVVEIASQADWSLSGGPIDAELLTPTGAAILAHFADGVETIPTLNIENSGYGAGGYDFPDHPNVLRVLAGESEDIVGLVRDDITVLETNLDDAPPEVLGGLQETLADVGARDVSILPATMKKSRPGHLVKIITKPEDAERVARRLAEETGTLGVRASGASHRWIAHREFETISLEIDESKYDVTVKIASDESGSVYDVSTEFDDALAVAEETGVTVREVMRLAENAIHGNR from the coding sequence ATGGAAATGCTTGCGTTCGACGGGCGAATGGGAGCCAGCGGCGACATGATTCTTGGCACGCTGTTGGACGCCGGGGCGAACAGCGACGTCCTCGCGCCGGTGGAAGACGCTCTCGATGTGGAATACGAAGTCGAACGGACCGTGAAAAGTGGGATTTCCGCGACCCGCGTTCGCGTGTTGTTGACGGACGATGGGGAATCCGACGACGAGGAAGGTCACGATGACCACGAACAGACTCACGATGCGGGCGATACCCACGACGATCACCACGAACACGACGATGGGGAGCATCACCATCACGGGCACGAACACGCGAGTCATCACGGTCACTCACACGACCACCAGCACGCGGAAGGTGCAGGCCCGGCACGAACCTATCGGGAGGTCATCGACCTGCTCGAATCGATGGGGCTCGACGAGAACATCGAATCCGATGCGAAAGCCGTCTTCCGAATTCTCGGGGAAGCGGAGGCGAACGTCCACGACACCGACCTCGATTCGACGCACTTCCACGAGGTCGGCGCGGACGACGCCATCGCGGACGTGGTCGGAGCGTCCCTGCTGTTCGCCGATCTCGACCCTGAACGGATCGTGACGACGCCGCTCGCGACCGGAGGTGGGGAGGTCGAAATGAGCCACGGAACGTATCCGATTCCCGCCCCCGCCGTGGTCGAAATCGCGTCGCAGGCGGACTGGTCGCTCTCGGGCGGTCCGATCGATGCGGAACTACTGACTCCCACGGGTGCGGCGATTCTGGCGCATTTCGCGGACGGTGTGGAGACGATTCCGACCCTCAACATCGAAAACTCGGGTTACGGCGCAGGAGGATACGATTTTCCCGACCATCCGAACGTCCTCCGTGTTTTGGCCGGTGAATCGGAGGACATCGTCGGACTCGTCCGCGACGATATCACCGTCCTCGAAACGAATCTGGACGACGCACCGCCGGAAGTGCTCGGGGGACTGCAGGAGACGCTCGCAGACGTAGGTGCACGAGACGTATCTATCCTCCCGGCGACGATGAAGAAATCGCGTCCGGGGCATCTCGTGAAGATCATCACGAAACCCGAAGACGCGGAACGAGTCGCGAGAAGGCTCGCCGAGGAGACCGGCACCCTCGGCGTTCGCGCTTCCGGTGCGAGCCATCGGTGGATCGCCCACCGAGAGTTCGAGACGATATCCCTGGAAATCGACGAGTCGAAGTACGACGTCACCGTGAAAATCGCGAGCGACGAATCCGGGTCGGTCTACGACGTGAGCACCGAATTCGACGATGCCCTCGCAGTGGCGGAGGAGACGGGGGTCACGGTTCGGGAAGTGATGCGACTGGCGGAAAACGCGATACACGGAAACCGATAA
- the radB gene encoding DNA repair and recombination protein RadB, which translates to MTDAEKLTTGCPPMDDLLGGGLERGTVTQVYGPPAAGKTNVALGTAIETARDGGTVVYIDTEGLSIERFEQVAEARVDDVDDVASRIVIKEALDFSEQEEAVKDVTEFANRADLVVLDSATGFYRLERSDDTKGGEALRGVARQVTHLLSLARKHDLAVLLTNQVYTDPDSDGTRPLGGHTLEHWTGVVLRVDRFRGGNRRATLEKHRSKPAGKRAQFRITDAGLEGVEDMP; encoded by the coding sequence GTGACCGACGCCGAGAAACTGACGACCGGGTGCCCGCCCATGGACGACCTGCTCGGAGGAGGACTGGAACGCGGAACCGTAACACAGGTGTATGGGCCGCCCGCAGCAGGGAAAACGAACGTGGCGCTGGGAACCGCGATCGAGACCGCGCGCGATGGCGGGACGGTGGTTTACATCGACACCGAAGGACTCTCTATCGAACGATTCGAGCAAGTCGCGGAAGCGAGAGTGGACGACGTGGACGACGTCGCCTCTCGCATCGTCATCAAGGAGGCGCTCGATTTTTCGGAGCAGGAGGAGGCCGTCAAAGACGTAACCGAGTTCGCCAACCGCGCGGACCTCGTCGTCCTCGACAGCGCAACCGGATTCTACCGACTCGAACGAAGTGACGACACCAAGGGCGGCGAAGCGCTGCGTGGCGTCGCCCGACAAGTCACTCACCTCCTCTCGCTAGCGAGAAAGCACGACCTCGCCGTTCTCCTGACGAATCAGGTGTACACCGACCCGGATTCGGACGGTACCCGCCCCCTCGGCGGCCACACGCTGGAACACTGGACCGGTGTGGTCCTCCGAGTCGACCGCTTCCGGGGAGGGAATCGCCGGGCGACTCTCGAAAAGCATCGCTCGAAACCCGCCGGGAAGCGTGCCCAGTTCCGAATTACGGATGCCGGACTGGAAGGCGTCGAAGATATGCCGTAG